The genomic window CTAGTAGTAGGCTATTGATGGTTGATCACATGAAAAGTACAACTGTAAAGAGATTTGACCTGAAGAACTGGGTTCTGACTGTCGCATTGATGTAATGACTGAAAAGATAAACATATAGTTTATGTGCAGTTTAAGTGAGAACGACTGAATGCTGAATAACTGAATAAGACCACATTGTCATCACGGACCCATCATTTGTCCGCAGGTGGACTGCAGAGTGCCTGAAATAGAACAGAGCCTCAGCTCCCACGCCTCTCTAGTTTCCCTCGAGCTCCCATGACATATCAAAGAGGTAATAAGTTGCTGATTAGAGTTATGAGGGCTGTACCTGTGAAAATACATTAGTCAATTACAGCCGACATAAATTGTTTACTTTGCGGCCAGAATGAAATCGGACATGTTTAATGAATGCCATTTTGTAAAATTTTAAGAAACATACCTATTCAGGAAATACTTCTGACTGTGACAGCCATCACACAAGCCCAACGAGATTACTATGTTGGTTAACATAGGAGAGAGAGTAGATTTGACCCCCACAGACAGAAACGAGACCTTGTAGTGTGTGGGAGGAGTTCTCTTGTTTCCATGGAGACGCGTCCCTTGGCACGAAACTCGCAGTCAAAGATTGCAGCCACATTGTCACTGCACTCAAGAAGGCCTACTTTGTAAGTGTTTGGAAAATGGATTCGCAAATCTTATAATTTTTTTCCAACCTATCGATGGTCGACCTACTTCTGATAGTGTTTTATTTCTTTTAAAAACGATTACTTTTTCAACGACCGCACATACACAAAGTATAATAATGCGAGAGAGGGAAGACTGTAAACTGCTTTTGCTACCCAAGAACACTGAAACCAAAGAGAAGAGagcgaaaaagaaagagaagaagaaacagACGAATGCATCCAAGAAAAGAGGGCATTCAAGTACTCCTCAAAATTCAGATGATACAGGTAATTTATGCTAGAAAAGGtttgagctggtgtgtgtattgtgtttgtgtgtgagaaagagaagttGCTTCCTTGTACTAGTACTCTACAATGTATTGCAGTTGTTTGTGACTCAATCCAAATTTCGAAGATTGTAGTTATTAATCCAAAAGAAATGTAATGTTTGTCAACTATGAATGACATTGAGCTACAAATCTATCCTTCCTTATGATTACATTTGACAGTAGCTATGGATTATGTGTGAAGGCAGAGAATATCGTGTTTGGCAGAACAGGTCGCTAATGAATTATCCCCCAGTGTCATTGCAGGAGTATTTGCTACATTAACCTTAATGAGTGTAAACTAAACCATTAGCTTTATCCTCGCTGGCGCTGTGGCTCCCTGGAGAGTCATTAAGGTCAACCTAACTGTTGTGGTGTCACTGTCTCACAGAGAAACCTCAGCCTCGCACTTCACAGGCCCAGGAGGCTTCACCCCCTCTAGCCACGCCCACGAGCCCCCCCCTGCCTGAAGAATCCACTGACCAATCGGTCACGGTCAAAGGTCGTTTGAGACATGGGGACGGGGCCAGAAGAAGGACAAGGCTACCCAAAGAAGGGAAGACCCCATCTGAGATGTCATCAGTGACGGGAGCTCCATCTCAGGCTTGTGTGGTGGAGATCAGTGCCCAGGTAAAGGAGAGCCTTAGGTGGGAAGGAGTTCTGGAGGATCCCCTGGCAGAAGagaagaggctggaggtgtaCAGGGCTAACAGGCGCCAGCGTTACCTGGTCCACAGACAGGCTCTGATAGCAGGAGCCAAGACTCCTGTTTTAAATCAGGACTCAAACAGAGATAAAGAAGACCGCAATGTTGTGACTTAGCCTTTACAGGACCAATAGCATAATTAAGAAAATAGATATTCATTGTTTTACAGCTTTCTAATTTTGTTAAATTCATGTGATAAAGAAATAAACTGCGATAAGGAAGGAGTATGATCCAGTTTGTTCAGCATTCTTATTTCAACCCATAGGTGGCGTTGTTAGACTGTATTCAACAATAGCAACCTATTTAATTCAGGAATTAAGTAAATTGCACCTGAAGAACACCTACTCTCATTAACACTGTAAGAATTAGGCGTTGACCAGTCCGCTGCGCAGTGCAGTCCCACACAGCAAGTACCCTTGGTCTTGTGGTACTGTATAGAGATGTAGCTACTACAGTTACCTTGCAAAACACCAGTGTACCCACAGGAGGCCTTTAAATGTTAATGGAGGATTTGTACAGTTTAACTGCTCCTTCTGAATAATTGAGTATTTTTTGTAAACCGCAGAGTTGTTAGCTGTTCTCATTGGTGGCTGTCATGAATGTAAATATCCAGTACCACTGTTTGTCACACAACTAGTAACAGAAAGGATCGTGTTGAGTTGCGCAAGGACAAAAGATTAACAATGCCTACTGGTGCATGTACCAAAATGTATACAGATGAAACCACACATTCTGCCATGTCAAATATGTCCTTTATTTTTCAAAGTCGGTACAAAAAGAAGTAAATAAGTGGTAACAGAACATGTCAAAGGCAGACCCTGCCCGGACACAGTGCAAGAGCCCTCCTCACTCATAAGCAGCAAGTGGTGATTGGCTTCTAGATGTTTTACAAGGTTTCCCCACAGCTGTAATGAAACAATTCTAGATTATATTTCTAAAATCTATTTGTGTTCTTTGGCACTTTATGAAAGGGTAGACAATTTCCTTGTTGTATTAAAGATGTTGATCTGTGTCTATCAATGCATCTCAAACAGGGAAGACCTTATTGTTTGTTAACTTAGTTCTTCAGTTGTTGAAGATAGGCTCTCCCCAGAGTTGATTAGAAATAATGGGTCATCACTGGGAGGTACACATAATAAGTCAACTGCCACCATAGACAGTGACAGGTAAGGATATTGTCGTTCCTGAGAACTTGACCCTCACAAAAAGGTCCAATGCAACAACACTTGTCTGAATAATGTCAAGTACATCCTCACCTTGGCATTATTCAGACAAGTTTTCGTTGCATTGGACCTTTTTTCCTACAATGTTTCTCAGGTATTGTCATAGTTACACAAGACTGTAGATAACATAGGATGTAAAGTGTTACCACCATCTTGTGGTTGGATAGATTCCCTGTCCAGAAGCATTCAGAAAGACATGCTGACATAGACAAAACCTGATATGAACAGTCAACAGGAGATCAATTGAACTCCATGTTTTACTCAATAAATATAAACTGTATATTCCATACCTTCCACACACAGTACGAGGGTCTGAGGAGGTCTGAGATGAGTGTTGAAAGTAATACATGGGGATAAAACATGAACGAGGGAGGGGCAACAGTAAATGAAggtagagaggggaaagagagaccgaggcgcaacagaaagagagaggtaaagagaaagAGGCACAGCAGTTCTTTTGTAAGGGTTTGGTGTTGACGCTTTGTCTGTTTGTCCATGTAAGTCCATTATTCTCCAGAGGTCGGTTTTGTCACCGTTGCCTAATTCAGCATCCCTGCTTCAAAGACCCGACCCCTCGTCCTCTGTTCTGTTAATCCCCCAGCCAAGGCCTCTGATTGGGCCATCTACGCACCCACACTGGCCATTAAGGTCGCCAGTGATTTTCCATCACTCACCACTGGCTGATGGTTTCCAACTGTTTGCATGGACCCAAAACTGTGGCGAACAGGTGAACTATGACACTTGCATATAAATAGAAATACAGAATCATTTTGCTGGGATCATCTCTGGTGTCACAAAACTTTTGTAAAAGATAGTTGACCCGAGGACACAACCTGTACAATTCAGCAAAATTTGAAAGCAAAAAAATGAAATCCATGAGAAATCAAAACTTTGAATCCTcaaaagctgtgtgtgtctgaggtatCTGTGGTTTCcgcaccaaccccccccccccaccaccaccccccccctaccccccccccccccctcttgacACAGTTGCAGGGAAGAGTCCCAAAACGATTCATGGCATTATAGATTCAGTATACAGTATAAATATAGCACTTCTACACAATCTGTACCAGAGGACTATACTTTGGACACTATAAGCTGCTTAATGCTTTCCTGCTGAACTTCAGGAACTCTAACAAATATCCTCTTCAGATACATGGGAAACTTCCATTGAGGAGACAAAATTCTTGAAGGTAGGGAATCCTTGATCCCTcgtggagagggatgaggggatggcCCCGGAGGACATCTGGAGTGTTTGTCGAAGTTGAGCTGGTGATGTGGCGGGTGAGTGGATGGAGTGATGATCAGGACAGCTTCAGCCAGCTCAGGTCATCTGACCTAGTTTCAttagaagaaggagaggaaccaTGAttgtcagtctctctgtctgtctgtctgtctgtatgtctgcctCTAAATCTCTAGGCAAAAATGTAAGAAGGGTTACTATGGATGGAAGCTGAAGAAAGAGTAGAATAAGTGGTCACATACTGAGCTTCCTTCTTTGTGATGACCTTTCCTGTTACAAATCGCTCAGCGATCACGGACACCGCAGGGTCATAATTCAAACTGGCTGCAGCTATGACCTCGTTATCCCTGAAGGTACAAtagacaaaaaataataatacacacacaccaacttccGTCTACATGGTAACAATGACATGGTCGTATGACTATGTAGTTTGTTGTTGACTCACTTGATGTAAAATGCCAAGAAATTCAAATCTTCCACTTTTCCTTTTACTACTAACTCGGTGTAGCCTTCCCCAtaacctgcacacacaaacacacaaaggtgTATCAAACCATCATATCAAATATACTGTACAGCCCATTTTAAAATAGTGCCAGAAAAGGCTACACAGTTGACCAGATaagtatggctgtgtgtgtatatgtgtgtgtgtgtgttatatgatACCTGTGTATCTGATTGTCTTCCCCAGTAAGACGGTCCAATAGAAGGGGACAGAGTTCAGCTCAGTTTCTTTGTTCAGCATGTTCAGGGCTGCAATCCTCCCTACATCAGCCACATCATATTCCATATTCCATTATGACATATTCACTCGCACTTGTACCCACGTGTAACAGAATTACTTAATATCAAGGAACATTGCATTATTTCATATAATGAAACACATCGTATCATTGTAACGACTAAACTGAGGTTTCATGTTGGAAGGTTTCCCAGATTCAGTTTACATCTCTTGTTTTGGTTCAGAGTCACAGTGAGGCTGTTACCGTGTGCTTGTGCCATCTGCCAGTGTCCAATGGTGACCCGCTGGCCCTTGGCCATCGCCATAGGGAAAGTGGCCAGATCTCCCCCACAAAACACCCCAGGGATGTTGGTCTGCATAtactggacacaaacacaacaagcaTTTGTCCTCTCTCATACCTTGGCCTAAACCTGCCAGTCTTTTAGCATAATCCCGTGCAGAACTTCGCTTACACTGGACCTCACAACTAGTTTCTGACGACTACTATCATCCTTCTGAGACAGAGACACGGAGCCCACGTAGCACAGGCTTACACTGTAGCTGTCGGTCCCTAGGGGCCTCACCTTATCCACGATGACCGAGCTCTTGGAGTCCATGGCTATGCGACTTCCCTGGAGCACCTCTGAGTTGTTGATGACACCTGGGGTGGAGCGGGGCAGCATAGCGTTAACTTTCGATTTACCTTGCTGAGGTATTTGATACAATACACATTATACTGCATATGAGATCATATACAATGACAACCAGTATGGCCTGTGTTGTACTCACCGATTCCCACTATCAGTACATCTGCAGGAATGACATTCCCACTCTTTAGAACCACCTCCTtcacctgtaaacacacacacacaaacacagctcggTACAGACCAGCCGCTAGTGCATATATCCCTCCCTGTAATGGCAGATGGCAATCTGGTGAAGCTTGATATTGCACAGACGTATTGACACAGACAGCACAGTGTCTTCTGTGCTGTACCTTGCCTTCCTCTCCTCGGACCTCTACGACCATGTTGTTCATGTAGAACATCACCTTCTTCTCTGCCAGCATCTATTGAGACAGGGACAAGGGGCGAGGGGTTAACCAGACAGACGGGTGACACGTCAGTGGGAAAAAGTGGGGTttttctcaaaaacagaagcagAATGCCTGCTTCTCTGTGAGGGAAAATACCAAAGTGGGCTGGTAGACGGTTAGACTGGACACTCATTTGAATTATCCATAGTTGTTTCCAGTGAATGGAGCCCATAGCTGAACATCAGGAGatgctctttctctgtttctccttcctcaccatcATGGTGATCTTGCCGATCTCGGGCCCCAGGGTCTTCTGGTAGGGAAGCTCACTGCTGCCAATCACGGTGATGCTGGTGGCCTTGTCTATCATGTAGGAGGCCACCTCCATGCctgcatggcacacacacatggacacacacacacatggacacacacacacatggacacacacacacatggacacacacacacatggacacacacacacatgcacacgcaggcacactcAAAATGAGGAGAAACTAAGTGTcagcttgtatttgtatttatttaagaGCCGTGAGCAGCTTCAAGGCTTCAGAGAAATTCTGTGAACTGTGAAAAGGAGGAAAAACGAGACATAATGATATTGGTAGACAGATGCCATCCAGTACATACCAACAAAAGAGGTGCCCACAATGACGATGCGACAGCCTACACAGGCAGCATGGATCTGCCTGGCATCCTCCGGAGTCTCAAGCATCTTCACATTCTTCAGGTCCATCCCTGGACAGTCCAGACCCTTCGCTCTGCATggccaggaagaggaagggacaAAAATGTAGGGGAGGGCCTTGGATCTTTGAGTTGAATGTATGACACAGTGAGAGAGCTTTTGTGCATCTTtgaagtgtgtgttcatgctgtatgtgtgtgtgtgtgtgtgtgcacgtgtgtgtttgtatgtgtgtgtgtgtgcacacctgCAGCCCGTGGAGATTAGGAGCTGGTCGTAGTTTTGGGCTGAACCATCATCAAACGTTACTGTTTTCTTCTCCGTGTCCAATGACAACGCCTGACGTGAGACAAAGTTGGACCATGAGAACATGACTATGTTACCATATTATTAATGTTACCGGACTCCTTGTCATGGGGTATCTAACATGATTGACAGGATAGAGACCCAGTAGAAGGAAACGCCTACCTCTTTCCTGAGCCACACCTCGATGTCGTACTGGTGATAGAACTCCATCCTTCTCAGCAGAATACTGTCACTCTGAACATTCATAACctaaacagtgtgtgtgggtgtcaatatgtgtgtgtgtgtgtgtgtgtgtggggggggggggtgcaggtttcagtaagttttagtttgagggggagagagttggCAAACAGTTATGTCAAAGTTATGACATTAAACAATAGTGTTAAAACAGAATTGTCCTTAAAACCAAAGGCTGTCCCCCTTGTGATCTATCAATTTAACAGTACTAATTTCTGGTACAAGATTATCTTCTGTAAGAAATCTTCAATACTTTGATTATCTAAGTGTGAAAGCCTGCGTTGCTCATAATGGCACAACAAACCTCTAGTAAACAAAAAAtaaaggagaaaagaaaaaaagcttaCCCGAGTACAAGCCTGACCCTTTTAATGCAATTTGCATTGACAgcaatgacctttgacctgagTCTAGGACTGGGTTCACTGTTCCTTTACCTTGCTGAGGCGGGTCTTGTCGTAGGGCAGAAGGTCGTCTCGGGTAACCATGACGATCCGGCCACCATAGTTTTCTTGTCTGAGAGTCTCCGCACACGCCAATGAGGCAGCCCCTGcgcttgcaaaaaaaaaacacaccatcacactcacgctagtgcagtgtttcccctaccattatattaggggggcaccccgcccccccaacggcacccccccgccaccctggaaggtcaagttaattttgttccatttttcttttctttcttattataatttttttatatatagcgccagatcacaaaataagtcatttaaggatCCTAGAAAACAGGTCTATaacttgctcttttattaaacaaactaaatggccttatgttatttatcttatttacacgacggcatgtcatttctgtctctacatacATCCAAAAGCTCTAAatctaggggaaacactgtagtgcccactcacaacacacatgaacatacacacacatacacacacaaatacagaagagGCCTAGGGCCCTTGCCTCACCTCCCCCTAACAACAAGATGGTGTGGATGACCCCCGATACTCTGCAACTCATGATCTTTACCCTCTTGTTCTGCTGCAGCtcctgcacacagcacacagtattTCATAGGGTAAACTCATTTATGAAAGCCTATGTCTAAAACATACATCATTCATAAAGACAGGAATACTGTCTGAAATATCTGAAAAACAATGTGGTTTTAAAACAGATTCTCACCTTTTTCTTTATTGACACATACACTTTGTTGTTTTCCACTTTGACctttaaaacaacaaaaaacataaaTCCATCTTAAGTAGTTGTCTGCCTGCTTCACTGGATGGCTCATTTCTGACCTATGACCTATGACCTATGACCTATGTCTGTCTTGACCAAGTTGGTTTCTCTGCTTCCCAGCCCCCATCCCTGTCCTACCTTGTGGCAGGGTAGACAGTCCATGCCAGGGTACTCCTCCAGGTCTCCTGTGTGGACGTTGAAGCACGCTCCATGCCATGGGCATCGTATCCTGTTCCCTGACAGAACTCCTGCACGCAAACGCAACACAACTACAGAGTCAGGGGGCGCTCCGGAGCACTGAGCCTCTATATCTGCACAGTGAGGAACATTTATACCGTGGCCTCTAAGTACCGTGGCCTCTAAACACATCGGCCTCTAAGTATTGTGGCCTCTAGCCGTATAGTAAACCTTTGTAGTGCTGCACCTTTACTGAGGGGGGCGCCGTAGTGTGTGCACTGGTTGCCAAGGGCGCTGAATCTGCCCTCACTGCGTGCCAGCAGCACACTGTAATGCCCAACATTCACCTCCATcatcctgagaacacacacacagggacacacacaaacacacggctcATTGATATTTAACACAAATTAATTATGCTCCAAAAAACGACTTAGAACCCCATAGCATTTAATTATTGGCTTTGGATCATAGAGTCTACAGAAGTGCACATAGAGAAATTAGTTTATCTAAAATTACAGTAAGACAGTTCTTGAAGAATTGTAATAAGAATCAAACAGGTGGATATGGTCTTCCTCgtccactctccctctgtccacctctcCCATTTCCATCCTGCATCCTCCAAactaccaccccacccccagtccTTACTGTCCATCTTGTAGGTCAGACTCCTGACACACTGCCTCAGTCAGCTCCTCATCCTGGTCCATATCTGATGACTCTGTGGTATCAAGAATTTGAATCAGAATTAAGTTATATTGATCAATTTCTAGAATTAAGTCAAAATGCTGCTTCTAAATGTTGGCTCGGAGGGATTCAAGTCTTGGCCATGCAGCATCTGAACTACCAAATTCGGACAGGTCATTTCACAGGTGACTTTCACAACTCAGCGATGATGCAACAACTCATGAATCATTTTCACTAGCCCATTGAAAAGATACTCACGTGATGGCCTCCCGGACATTCCGTTGattcaacaataatacaattatGAACCTGAATGATCCTCAACGAACATATGATAATCGATCAAAGGTTTATCTCCGACTCGGGCCACATGTAGTCACTTCTGCTCATCAGCTGAATGCACCTATCGCGATGGGAGAagagttcgattccccggcaacCGAGCCAGCTCCAACCCTCATTCCTCGGTCCTGTCGTGCGAAGCTGTGACTGGATGGGAAAATCTCTAGATGAAAAAACTCCCACCCATAAGTATTCCACGCAAGATAAAGTTAACAATATGTCATCTAGGCCCAAGTAAATTGTTGAACGTATCGTATGTGATTTGTGATTGCCTCTGTTATTGTCTAAGAGAAATGCAATGCCTTTTTGTGTGGCACAACAGCAGCATAGAGAAAGGGCTGACGAAGCAGCAGCCACCGACTGTGAATGCCGACGTAGGTCGACGCAAAGTGACAATGCACAAGTTTGCGTAAACTTATGGGATGAAGGCAGTACATCGTTACAAAACGACTCACGTTTTGTCGAAAGGTATGGATTGTGGGCTACATCCTAAAATATAAGGTGTTTGATCATTGAAGCCTCAGGACTCATTTGTCATTGGGCGACCGACAAATGGAAACGACCATCGGAAAAGCCCATAGCTATAAAAGTTACAAAAATAACTTTATTTTTGCAATATCAATATTACATGTTAGGCTCTACTACATAACAACATTTTTGCATTTGCCTGTATGCAACAGTACATATTAAACTGATTTAATAACGGCTTTGTGGATTGTATAAACCTGGAAACATTTGTTTAAGCTCAAAAGGCTACTCAAGACAAACGGCCGCAACGCCTTACTTCACCCATCTAATCAGCATAGTTCCCTTATCTGCGTGCAAATGAGGGTCAGGTCATATAGTCATGTAATTATCTGAGGAAACATGAAACATGCTAGGTTATGAAGAAACTCGACTCATTGTGGACCATTAGTGGACAAATTAGAGCTTTGGTATGGAGGTGAAAACAGCGCTTCTCACAGCTGGAGTCTCCGCATGCTCTTTTAGACTCCTGAATACGTTAATGAAATATCTGCCGGTCCCAGAACCCGAGCGCAGGAAAGTGTGGATGTGGCGGAACACATTCACGTCTCTGGTTCATAGCTCTTTAACGGGGACATGGGCTGTGTTATGGTGAGTAATCCAGATGCCATAATAGAAATCAGACAATTAACGATAAACTAAACAGAGGACCTGATCTCCTCTAATTCCTTGTTCTCACATGCTCTGATATCTGTGTCTACAGGTAAATAACTGGAATGAGCTAGACTATCAGATCAATATGCTAACAACTAACTAGTTAACTTGTGTGTGccggaacgtgtgtgtgtgtgtttgtcatccaGGTTACTTTGTCTATGACCTACTGGACATGGCCCTCAACCAGAGACTGAGTCAATCTTGGGAAATGCTTCTCCATCACTCTATGGTAAGAAGATTCATAGACACTGtagtgtacacaaacacacacaggcacacacacacatacacagattgacacacacacacacacacacacacacacacacacacacacacacacacagtcagagctgctttgactgtgtgtgtgtgtgtgtgtcatgataAGACATGCTATCTGCTTTGTGTAAAGGACCCCTCTAAACAGTTTAAAACTGTAGCATGGTTTAGTAGTTGAGAACATGAACTGGGTCAAGTCTTAGTATAACATATTCATATTCATGTGCCTTCAAGCAAAGATTATTGTATGCGTTAAGTTATGAAACTGTGGCCTTACTGTGATGCTTTAGTTGCATAGTTTTCTGTATTGTTTGTAACCTAGAAATATTACCACGAGGCAATCAGGAAAAGCGAAATATTAAGCGTaagcgaaagagaaagaaagagaggagaaactgtgtgtgtgtgtttgccatgactgacctctgacccccatgcctgacctttgacctccatacctgacctctgacccccatgcctgacctctgacccccatgCCTGACCTCCTCAGGTGatctcctgcttctctctgccccTGCTGACCCGTCTCTATGTGGGCTTCGCTGTGGTGTCTCTGCTGGTGGAGGTCAACTCTGTGTTCCTGCACACACGGCAGCTCCTGCACCTGGCCAGAGGCAGGGACGCCGCGGGCTCGCCAAAAGTAATTGTATTGGACGATATGATAGTGACGTTCTATAGTTCTAAAGGGAACTCTGCAATATTTTTGAGTTGCACAATCTACAGTGTGATACAATGCCATTTTAAAGGGGTACTATTTTATGAAACATTAAAAGtttcattttttaaataattaacAAC from Osmerus eperlanus chromosome 19, fOsmEpe2.1, whole genome shotgun sequence includes these protein-coding regions:
- the liat1 gene encoding protein LIAT1; the protein is MREREDCKLLLLPKNTETKEKRAKKKEKKKQTNASKKRGHSSTPQNSDDTEKPQPRTSQAQEASPPLATPTSPPLPEESTDQSVTVKGRLRHGDGARRRTRLPKEGKTPSEMSSVTGAPSQACVVEISAQVKESLRWEGVLEDPLAEEKRLEVYRANRRQRYLVHRQALIAGAKTPVLNQDSNRDKEDRNVVT
- the aifm5 gene encoding apoptosis-inducing factor 3, with the translated sequence MSGRPSQSSDMDQDEELTEAVCQESDLQDGQMMEVNVGHYSVLLARSEGRFSALGNQCTHYGAPLSKGVLSGNRIRCPWHGACFNVHTGDLEEYPGMDCLPCHKVKVENNKVYVSIKKKELQQNKRVKIMSCRVSGVIHTILLLGGGAASLACAETLRQENYGGRIVMVTRDDLLPYDKTRLSKVMNVQSDSILLRRMEFYHQYDIEVWLRKEALSLDTEKKTVTFDDGSAQNYDQLLISTGCRAKGLDCPGMDLKNVKMLETPEDARQIHAACVGCRIVIVGTSFVGMEVASYMIDKATSITVIGSSELPYQKTLGPEIGKITMMMLAEKKVMFYMNNMVVEVRGEEGKVKEVVLKSGNVIPADVLIVGIGVINNSEVLQGSRIAMDSKSSVIVDKYMQTNIPGVFCGGDLATFPMAMAKGQRVTIGHWQMAQAHGRIAALNMLNKETELNSVPFYWTVLLGKTIRYTGYGEGYTELVVKGKVEDLNFLAFYIKDNEVIAAASLNYDPAVSVIAERFVTGKVITKKEAQSDDLSWLKLS